The Danio rerio strain Tuebingen ecotype United States chromosome 1, GRCz12tu, whole genome shotgun sequence genome includes a region encoding these proteins:
- the mab21l2 gene encoding protein mab-21-like 2: MIATQAKLVYQLNKYYNERCQARKAAIAKTIREVCKVVSDVLKEVEVQEPRFISSLSEIDARYEGMEVIAPNEFEVVLYLNQMGVFNFVDDGSLPGCAVLKLSDGRKRSMSLWVEFITASGYLSARKIRSRFQTLVAQAVDKCSYRDVVKMVADTSEVKLRIRERYVVQITPAFKCTGIWPRSAAQWPMPHIPWPGPNRVAEVKAEGFNLLSKECYSLTGKQSSAESDAWVLQFAEAENRLLMSGCRKKCLSVLKTLRDRHLELPGQPLNNYHMKTLLLYECEKHPRETDWDESCLGDRLNGILLQLISCLQCRRCPHYFLPNLDLFQGKPHSALETAAKQTWRLAREILTNAKSLDKL; encoded by the coding sequence ATGATTGCAACGCAAGCAAAGCTGGTTTACCAgcttaataaatattacaacGAAAGATGCCAGGCGCGCAAAGCGGCCATCGCCAAGACCATACGAGAGGTGTGTAAGGTGGTGTCGGATGTGCTGAAGGAGGTGGAGGTCCAAGAGCCCCGTTTCATCAGCTCCCTGAGCGAGATAGACGCGCGCTATGAGGGCATGGAGGTCATCGCACCCAACGAGTTTGAGGTCGTACTTTACCTGAACCAGATGGGGGTGTTCAACTTTGTAGACGATGGCTCTCTGCCGGGCTGCGCGGTGCTCAAGCTCAGCGACGGCCGCAAGAGGAGCATGTCCCTGTGGGTGGAGTTCATCACCGCCTCCGGTTATCTATCGGCACGAAAGATTCGCTCCCGCTTTCAGACGCTGGTTGCCCAGGCCGTGGATAAATGCAGCTACCGGGACGTGGTTAAGATGGTGGCGGACACGAGCGAAGTGAAACTGCGCATTCGGGAGAGATACGTCGTGCAAATCACCCCGGCCTTCAAGTGCACGGGCATCTGGCCTAGGAGTGCCGCTCAGTGGCCCATGCCTCACATCCCGTGGCCCGGGCCGAACCGGGTGGCGGAGGTAAAAGCGGAGGGGTTTAACCTGCTCTCTAAAGAGTGCTACTCATTGACGGGCAAGCAGAGCTCGGCAGAAAGCGACGCCTGGGTCTTGCAGTTCGCCGAGGCCGAGAACAGGCTTCTGATGTCGGGCTGTAGGAAGAAATGCCTCTCTGTTCTAAAGACTCTCCGTGACCGACACCTCGAGCTGCCGGGACAGCCGCTTAATAACTACCACATGAAGACCCTACTGCTATACGAGTGCGAGAAACACCCGCGGGAGACTGACTGGGACGAGTCGTGCCTCGGCGACCGACTGAACGGTATTCTGCTGCAGCTCATCTCCTGCCTGCAGTGCCGCCGGTGCCCACATTACTTCTTACCCAATCTAGACCTGTTTCAGGGTAAACCACACTCGGCTCTGGAGACAGCGGCCAAACAGACCTGGAGACTGGCAAGAGAAATCCTTACCAACGCTAAAAGTTTGGATAAACTGTAA